Proteins found in one Sphaeramia orbicularis chromosome 8, fSphaOr1.1, whole genome shotgun sequence genomic segment:
- the ep300b gene encoding histone acetyltransferase p300 isoform X2 translates to MADNVLESGPPSAKRPKLSSPALSVSASDGNDFGSLFDLEHDLPDELISSSDLGLTNGGDASQLHTSLGGLGGGIGIGGGQDAASKHKQLSELLRAGAPAQQGGPSPNNTGPGAAMGMLGGVNVSSSGPQGMPPQGQQQQPGLMQQVGMVGGVAALNRAAAMMGAQKGNAGQQQQGLMGAQVMNGSPRMGYPGSAAMGNNSNLLAETLQQQPGGQQMGPGGQAGMRPQQPGALNKMNMMANAGPYGGPYGQSAGQGLPGAGLGPQLQNKAGLQNSMANQFNMDKKTVPGQSMPGMASQQQPAAVGGVPVGAAAAAAVGGAQVGLGAVGTGPGTAPPTADPEKRKLIQQQLVLLLHAHKCQRREQANGEVRQCNLPHCRTMKNVLNHMTHCQAGKSCQVAHCASSRQIISHWKNCTRHDCPVCLPLKNAGDKRNQQSLVSSAGVGLVNSLGPGVPGGQANSPNLNPPSQIDPSSIERAYAALGLTYQGNQMPQQPPQANMPNQGLQGQPGMRTLSNMGGNSMGVNGGVGVQPPNQQSNLLPDSMLHNSMNAQSLMNDGVGTLGSMPTATNPSAPGMRKSWHEDITQDLRNHLVHKLVQAIFPTPDPAALKDRRMENLVSYARKVEGDMYESANSRAEYYHLLAEKIYKIQKELEEKRRTRLQKQGMMPGQPGMASSGIPQGPPSMGQPPMAPGQPPNGPHADPSMVRPTGPSQMVNRMQNPAGMNQFGQMGMQSMGQRSTPPLPHNAPMSQMGMTGTRMGQPNATQLQNQYLPPGQFPGSSPALGSGTVGVNQTGAQNAVPPQNQMSTPPSLPASSPAAQSTPSAPGSGAPGGSLGSGGVSNAGPLPSLPPSSTSSQSNSYPHCPPIRTNSPSPARSLTPQPHQTPPTLPRSQTPQPKTPSTPQLPAPQPPQQHQQQQQQQQQQQQQQQQQQQQQQQQQQQQQQQQQQQQQQQQTGQGVKSEKASQLPQQPLGNMASSGPQSGQASSVPTQNAHVPLQPPKTPASPKPSVTADSQVSSPASVSSNTESKSQLAPADDPAPGQEDVKMEVTKQEEDDEGAETQEEGKGKTGKGQPDVKTEDKPDIKKEKTPGDGCKGEPMDTSSSSVSSSATADEDKKPEVKKEPKEEEDGSGSTATNSSPASTQSKKKIFKPEELRQALMPTLEALYRQDPESLPFRQPVDPQLLGIPDYFDIVKNPMDLSTIKRKLDTGQYQEPWQYVEDIWLMFNNAWLYNRKTSRVYKYCSKLAEVFESEIDPVMQGLGYCCGRKFEFSPQTLCCYGKQLCTIQRDAAYFSYQNSSPKYGLLADRYHFCEKCFNEIQGESVSLGDDPSQPQTSINKDQFQRKKNDTLDPELLVECIDCGRKMHQICVLHNETIWPSGFVCDNCLKKANKTRKENKYAAKRLPQTKLGSFLETRVNDYLKRQSHPESGEVTIRVVHVSDKVVEVKPGMKSRFVDSGEMAESFPYRMKALFAFEDIDGADVCFFGMHVQEYGSDCPPPNQRRVYISYLDSVHFFKPRHLRTAVYHEILLGYLEYVKRQGFTTGHIWACPPSEGDDYIFHCHPADQKIPKPKRLQEWYKKMLDKAVAERIVHDYKDIFKQATEDRLTSAKELPYFEGDFWPNVLEESIKELEQEEEERKREENSTSNESTDATKGDSKNAKKKNNKKTSKNKSSLSRANKKKPGMPNVSNDLSQKLYATMEKHKEVFFVIRLIAGPMANSLPPITDPDPLMACDLMDGRDAFLTLARDKHLEFSSLRRAMWSSMCMLVELHNQSQDRFVYTCNECKHHVETRFHCTVCEDYDLCITCYNTKGHEHKMDKLGLGLDDDSNNQAAAATQSPGDSRRLSIQRCIQSLVHACQCRNANCSLPSCQKMKRVVQHTKGCKRKTNGGCPICKQLIALCCYHAKHCQENKCPVPFCLNIKQKLRQQQLQHRLQQAQMLRRRMASMQRVGQPAGGPPGGPVVGLPSPGNNGTTAPNTPTSGGTQPPTPQTPTQNMPQVPPQGMGPTPGVQQQQQAGGMPSQSGMPSQHHLHHQFQQMGGAGGGAGGIMNSPQHQQQMLPQVQQQQQSGAGTNPQQLQQHPNNLPPYASRPPGSSPIHQSQGKPVLGSATPPQQQPGGTIMPGSVGGQPPTQPQGQPPLSQQQQQPPSGPPPAAVEIAMKIQQVADAQRKMALQRQAAQAATGLMPPHPHHQQSQGQQMGMGHPAAVGMVGPQGMPPQNQAAVAAARAHMDQQSAPPGMMVGAGGPMQQPPQQGNLPQGQLPPQVQLQQQRMGVPLQNPQQQQQWTGQGMPPQQRQTMMNQMNHPGMMAAQQQQQMQQQQQQQQQQHQQAQSHAALMNMAQQQQQGAGGGVPGGTVPGAAGVPGVGTGGNIPQGALQELLQTLRSPSSPLQQQQVLNILRSNPQLMAAFIKQRASKYKGGPGRPPGGVPGGPGPPGGPVGNVMAGGGPQVNMNAASGGQPGMHMGNQGGANVNMAAMAQLQQVQQQQQMQQQQQQLQQQQRPMLTGLPQQQVAALQQQQQGGARGMQGQGPQMANLNNPQFRELLMRRHIQQQQQQQQQQQMGVNHGQFQQPQPPQAQGYMGQPGMQPPPVGQGPSGGPNLGPQQPSGPPGQQGQGYPGSAQQQATAALQQRLQHQHHLQMQQQNAMAGLPGGDTGPGGGGGVGGPQQPPQGPQPPQSGPPPPSSQALLQQAIHQRLLQQQQHLGPGGSPAQHSNPMSPQQPQQMAQSPHPHLQGQALPTSLANQVRSPQPSPRPQSQPPHSSPSPRMQPQPSPHHISPQMQTGSPHPGHLNQHHPGMVVPPQQQQQQTTQQQNSMEQFGSDQSAMLSQLSGMAGLHGPGANSQDPLGQNMNHNPLDIM, encoded by the exons ATGAATATGATGGCCAATGCGGGCCCCTATGGTGGTCCGTACGGCCAGTCTGCTGGCCAGGGGCTGCCTGGAGCAGGGCTGGGCCCACAGCTCCAGAATAAGGCAGGTCTGCAAAACAGTATGGCCAACCAGTTTAACATGGACAAGAAGACAGTACCGGGCCAAAGCATGCCTGGGATG GCCTCCCAGCAGCAGCCTGCAGCAGTGGGCGGTGTACCAGtcggagcagcagcagcagcagcagttggagGGGCCCAGGTTGGGCTTGGTGCTGTAGGGACAGGTCCTggcacagcgccccctacagcaGACCCTGAGAAGCGGAAGCTGATTCAACAGCAGCTGGTGCTTTTGCTCCATGCACACAAGTGCCAGCGGAGGGAGCAAGCCAACGGGGAAGTGCGGCAGTGTAACCTGCCCCACTGCCGCACCATGAAGAACGTGCTCAACCACATGACTCATTGCCAGGCTGGCAAGTCCTGCCAGG TGGCTCACTGTGCCTCATCCAGACAGATCATCTCTCATTGGAAGAACTGCACACGACACGACTGTCCTGTATGTCTGCCACTGAAGAATGCTGGAGACAAGAGGAACCAGCAGT CTCTTGTCAGCAGTGCAGGGGTGGGTTTGGTGAACTCCTTAGGGCCAGGGGTCCCAGGTGGACAGGCCAACTCTCCAAACCTGAATCCCCCCAGCCAGATCGACCCCAGCTCCATAGAGAGGGCCTACGCTGCCCTTGGGCTCACTTACCAGGGCAACCAGATGCCACAACAGCCACCTCAGGCCAATATGCCAAACCAGGGGCTGCAGGGGCAGCCTGGGATGAGGACTCTGAGCAACATGG GGGGAAACTCTATGGGAGTGAATGGTGGAGTGGGGGTGCAGCCTCCCAACCAGCAGTCTAACCTACTGCCAGACTCCATGTTGCACAACAGCATGAATGCACAGAG TTTAATGAATGATGGTGTGGGGACCCTGGGCTCTATGCCTACAGCTACTAATCCTTCCGCTCCAGGTATGAGGAAGTCTTGGCATGAAGATATCACACAGGACCTCCGGAACCACCTTGTTCACAAGCT TGTGCAGGCCATCTTCCCGACTCCAGACCCTGCTGCACTGAAGGATAGACGGATGGAAAATCTGGTATCTTACGCTCGAAAAGTAGAGGGTGACATGTACGAGTCCGCCAATAGTCGG GCGGAGTACTACCACCTCCTGGCAGAGAAGATCTATAAAATCCAAAAGGAGctggaggaaaagaggaggacaCGGCTCCAGAAGCAGGGCATGATGCCTGGCCAGCCTGGCATGGCCTCCTCAGGGATACCACAAGGGCCTCCCAGCATGGGACAGCCACCCATGGCCCCTGGACAACCCCCAA ATGGTCCTCATGCAGATCCGTCCATGGTCCGACCAACAGGACCCAGTCAGATGGTCAACAGGATGCAGAACCCAGCAG GTATGAACCAGTTTGGTCAAATGGGGATGCAGTCtatgggtcaaaggtcaacacctcctcttcctcataaTGCTCCAATGAGCCAG ATGGGTATGACAGGAACAAGAATGGGTCAGCCCAATGCCACGCAGTTACAGAACCAGTATCTCCCTCCAGGCCAGTTCCCAGGGTCCAGTCCTGCCCTTGGTTCTGGTACCGTTGGAGTTAACCAGACAGGGGCACAAAATGCTGTACCACCG CAGAACCAAATGTCAACGCCGCCTTCCCTCCCGGCCAGCAGCCCTGCAGCACAGTCCACCCCctctgctccaggctctggaGCTCCTGGAGGCTCCCTTGGGTCTGGCGGAGTCTCTAATGCTGGGCCTCTTCCCAGCCTTCCTCCATCGTCCACCTCCTCCCAGTCCAACTCGTACCCTCACTGTCCACCCATCCGAACCAACTCCCCCTCACCAGCACGCAGCTTAACACCTCAACCCCATCAAACGCCCCCAACATTACCTCGTTCCCAGACCCCTCAACCCAAGACACCCAGCACGCCCCAGCTCCCTGCTCCACAGCCTCCTCAGCAAcatcagcaacaacaacagcaacaacaacaacaacagcagcaacaacaacaacaacaacagcagcagcagcaacaacaacaacaacaacaacaacaacaacagcagcagcaacaacagcagcaaacAGGGCAGGGGGTGAAGTCTGAGAAAGCCAGTCAGCTTCCACAGCAGCCGCTTGGGAACATGGCCTCCTCAGGTCCCCAATCCGGCCAGGCTTCTTCAGTGCCTACCCAGAATGCTCATGTGCCATTGCAGCCACCTAAGACCCCA GCATCTCCCAAGCCTTCTGTGACAGCAGACAGTCAGGTGTCCTCTCCAGCCTCGGTCAGCAGCAATACTGAATCCAAATCCCAGCTCGCCCCAGCAGACGACCCAGCCCCGGGCCAAGAAGATGTCAAAATGGAAGTGACAAAGCAGGAAGAGGACGACGAAGGGGCTGAAACCCAAGAAGAGGGCAAGGGGAAGACGGGCAAGGGTCAGCCTGACGTGAAGACAGAAGACAAACCAGAT ATAAAGAAAGAGAAGACACCAGGAGATGGATGTAAAGGCGAGCCCATGGATACTTCTTCCTCCTCTGTGTCGTCATCAGCAACAGCAGATGAAGACAAGAAGCCAGAGGTGAAGAAGGAGCCTAAGGAGGAAGAGGACGGGTCAGGGTCAACAGCCACCAACAGCTCCCCCGCCAGCACTCAGAGCAAAAAGAAAA TCTTTAAGCCGGAGGAGCTGCGTCAGGCTCTGATGCCCACTCTGGAGGCTCTGTACCGGCAGGACCCTGAGTCCTTGCCCTTCCGTCAGCCGGTGGACCCCCAGTTACTGGGAATACCC GACTACTTTGACATAGTGAAGAATCCCATGGACTTGTCAACCATCAAACGGAAGCTGGACACAGGACAGTACCAAGAGCCATGGCAGTACGTGGAGGATATCTGGCTGATGTTCAATAACGCCTGGCTGTACAACCGCAAGACATCCCGCGTCTATAAGTACTGCTCCAAACTGGCTGAGGTGTTCGAGTCGGAGATTGATCCTGTCATGCAGGGACTAGGATACTGTTGTGGGAGGAAG TTTGAGTTTTCCCCACAAACTCTATGCTGCTATGGAAAACAATTATGCACCATCCAACGTGACGCTGCTTATTTTAGCTACCAGAACAG TTCACCAAAATATGGGCTTCTTGCTGACAGGTACCACTTCTGTGAGAAGTGTTTCAACGAAATCCAGGGCGAGAGTGTTTCCCTGGGGGACGACCCCTCCCAACCTCAGAC GTCCATCAACAAAGACCAGTTCCAACGGAAGAAGAATGACACACTCGACCCTGAGTT GCTTGTGGAATGTATTGACTGCGGTCGTAAAATGCACCAGATCTGTGTCCTGCATAATGAAACCATATGGCCATCGGG TTTTGTGTGCGATAACTGCCTCAAAAAGGCAAATAAGACACGAAAGGAGAATAAATACGCAGCCAAAA GGCTTCCTCAGACAAAACTTGGAAGCTTTTTGGAGACACGAGTGAACGACTACCTCAAACGGCAGAGCCACCCTGAATCTGGCGAGGTCACTATCCGTGTGGTCCACGTCTCAGACAAGGTGGTTGAGGTCAAGCCCGGCATGAAGTCCAG gtttGTTGACAGCGGAGAGATGGCCGAGTCCTTCCCGTATAGGATGAAAGCCTTGTTTGCATTTGAGGACATTGACGGGGCAGATGTGTGCTTTTTTGGCATGCACGTCCAGGAGTACGGTTCAGACTGCCCACCTCCTAATCAGAGACGAGTGTACATCTCTTACTTGGACAGCGTGCATTTCTTCAAACCTCGCCATCTCAGGACTGCTGTGTATCACGAGATCCTGCTAGGCTACCTGGAGTATGTCAAGAGGCAGGG GTTTACAACAGGCCATATCTGGGCTTGTCCGCCCAGTGAAGGGGACGATTACATCTTCCACTGTCACCCTGCCGACCAGAAGATCCCTAAGCCAAAACGCCTGCAGGAGTGGTATAAGAAGATGCTGGACAAGGCTGTTGCTGAACGTATTGTGCATGATTACAAG GACATCTTCAAACAGGCAACAGAAGACCGTCTAACCAGTGCCAAGGAGCTGCCATACTTTGAGGGAGACTTCTGGCCTAATGTTCTGGAGGAAAGCATTAAGGAgctggagcaggaggaggaggagcggaagAGAGAGGAAAACAGTACCTCAAATGAAAGCACAGAT GCCACAAAAGGAGACAGCAAGaatgccaaaaagaaaaacaataaaaagaccaGCAAGAACAAGAGCAGCCTGAGCCGAGCCAATAAGAAGAAACCAGGGATGCCCAATGTTTCCAATGATCTCTCCCAGAAACTGTACGCCACTATGGAGAAACATAAAGAG GTCTTCTTTGTCATCCGTCTCATCGCTGGCCCCATGGCTAATTCACTGCCCCCCATCACGGACCCGGACCCCTTGATGGCCTGTGACCTGATGGATGGCCGTGATGCCTTCCTGACTCTGGCTAGGGACAAACACTTAGAGTTCAGCTCCCTTCGCAGGGCGATGTGGAGCTCTATGTGTATGCTGGTGGAGCTGCACAACCAGAGCCAGGATCGCTTCGTGTATACCTGCAACGAGTGTAAACACCACGTGGAGACCCGCTTCCACTGCACTGTCTGTGAG GACTATGACTTGTGCATTACCTGCTACAACACTAAAGGTCATGAGCATAAGATGGATAAATTGGGTCTTGGATTGGATGATGACAGCAACAATCAGGCAGCAGCTGCCACACAGAGCCCTGGAGACTCTCGCCGCCTCAGCATTCAGCGTTGCATCCAGTCACTGGTCCATGCATGCCAGTGCCGAAATGCCAACTGCTCTTTGCCGTCCTGCCAGAAGATGAAGCGTGTTGTTCAACACACAAAAGGCTGCAAGCGCAAAACAAATGGTGGCTGTCCCATTTGCAAGCAGCTCATTGCTCTATGTTGCTACCATGCCAAACACTGTCAGGAGAACAAATGTCCCGTCCCGTTCTGCTTGAACATCAAGCAAAAGCTCCGtcagcagcagctgcagcacagGCTCCAGCAGGCCCAGATGCTGAGGAGGAGGATGGCCAGCATGCAGAGGGTGGGACAGCCAGCTGGAGGCCCACCAGGAGGACCTGTTGTAGGTCTGCCCTCACCGGGGAACAATGGTACCACAGCACCCAATACACCCACATCTGGTGGGACCCAACCCCCAACTCCCCAGACCCCAACTCAAAACATGCCTCAGGTCCCACCACAAGGAATGGGCCCCACACCTGGagtccaacagcagcagcaggcaGGTGGAATGCCCTCACAAAGTGGTATGCCTTCTCAGCACCATCTTCACCACCAGTTTCAGCAGATGGGCGGTGCAGGGGGTGGGGCTGGGGGGATAATGAACTCTCCCCAGCATCAGCAGCAAATGCTTCCTCAGGttcagcagcagcaacaaagTGGAGCAGGGACCAACCCTCAGCAGCTCCAGCAACACCCCAACAATTTGCCTCCATATGCCAGCAGACCACCGGGATCCTCCCCAATCCACCAGTCCCAGGGCAAACCAGTCCTTGGCTCTGCAACACCTCCCCAACAGCAGCCTGGTGGTACAATCATGCCTGGAAGTGTTGGTGGCCAGCCTCCCACCCAACCACAGGGCCAGCCTCCACTTtctcagcagcaacagcagccccCTTCTGGCCCTCCACCTGCAGCAGTGGAAATTGCAATGAAGATCCAACAGGTAGCCGACGCTCAAAGGAAGATGGCACTGCAGAGACAAGCCGCCCAAGCAGCTACAGGCCTGATGCCACCACACCCCCACCATCAACAAAGCCAAGGTCAGCAGATGGGTATGGGACACCCAGCAGCAGTGGGGATGGTTGGACCCCAGGGTATGCCACCACAGAACCAAGCAGCAGTCGCAGCAGCTCGAGCCCACATGGATCAACAAAGTGCACCCCCAGGGATGATGGTGGGAGCTGGTGGACCCATGCAGCAGCCCCCGCAGCAGGGTAACCTGCCTCAGGGTCAGCTTCCCCCACAGGTGCAGCTTCAGCAGCAGAGGATGGGGGTTCCACTTCAAAAcccacagcagcaacagcagtggACAGGTCAGGGGATGCCGCCACAGCAGAGGCAAACAATGATGAACCAGATGAATCATCCAGGTATGATGGCAGctcagcagcagcaacaaatgcagcaacaacagcagcagcaacagcagcagcaccagcAAGCTCAGAGCCATGCTGCCTTGATGAACATggcacaacagcagcagcaaggTGCTGGTGGTGGTGTTCCAGGCGGAACTGTTCCTGGAGCTGCTGGTGTCCCAGGTGTTGGTACTGGTGGGAACATCCCACAGGGAGCCCTCCAAGAGCTATTACAGACACTGCGTTCACCTAGCTCTCCACTCCAGCAGCAGCAAGTCCTCAATATCTTGCGGTCAAACCCGCAGCTCATGGCTGCATTTATTAAGCAGAGGGCCTCAAAATACAAGGGGGGGCCTGGTAGACCACCTGGTGGTGTCCCAGGAGGTCCTGGACCACCAGGGGGTCCTGTTGGAAATGTCATGGCAGGAGGAGGCCCACAGGTGAACATGAATGCTGCAAGTGGTGGCCAGCCAGGGATGCACATGGGAAATCAGGGAGGGGCAAATGTGAACATGGCTGCCATGGCACAGTTACAGCAagtacagcagcagcaacagatgcagcaacagcagcagcagctacagCAGCAACAGAGGCCAATGCTCACTGGATTACCACAGCAGCAAGTGGCAGctctgcagcagcaacaacagggTGGAGCAAGAGGGATGCAGGGCCAGGGGCCACAGATGGCAAATCTCAACAATCCTCAATTCAGAGAGCTGCTCATGAGACGACATAtccagcaacagcagcaacaacagcagcagcagcaaatggGAGTAAACCACGGTCAGTTCCAGCAACCACAGCCACCCCAGGCCCAGGGCTACATGGGTCAGCCTGGAATGCAGCCTCCTCCAGTGGGACAGGGTCCATCAGGCGGTCCTAATCTTGGCCCTCAGCAGCCCAGTGGTCCTCCAGGCCAGCAGGGCCAAGGTTACCCTGGTTCAGCGCAGCAGCAGGCCACAGCTGCACTCCAGCAGAGGCTCCAGCACCAGCACCACCTCCAGATGCAGCAGCAGAATGCGATGGCTGGTTTGCCTGGTGGTGACACAGGacctggtggaggaggaggggtgggagGTCCTCAGCAGCCACCTCAGGGCCCTCAGCCACCTCAGAGTGGCCCTCCACCACCGTCCTCTCAGGCCTTGCTTCAGCAGGCCATTCACCAGAGGTTGctccaacagcagcagcatcTTGGCCCTGGGGGGTCACCAGCCCAGCACAGCAATCCCATGAGCCCTCAGCAGCCGCAGCAGATGGCTCAGTCTCCACACCCACATCTGCAGGGGCAGGCGCTGCCAACATCCTTGGCAAACCAAGTGCGGTCCCCTCAGCCTTCACCTAGACCCCAGTCTCAGCCACCGCACTCGAGCCCGTCCCCACGCATGCAGCCCCAGCCCTCCCCACATCACATCTCCCCACAGATGCAAACAGGTTCCCCACACCCTGGCCACCTGAACCAGCACCACCCGGGTATGGTGGTCCCtccacaacaacagcaacagcagacGACCCAGCAACAGAATTCAATGGAGCAGTTTGGGTCGGACCAGAGTGCCATGCTGTCTCAGCTGAGCGGCATGGCTGGTCTccatggcccgggggccaacagTCAGGACCCACTGGGCCAGAATATGAATCACAACCCTTTAGACATCATGTAG